One genomic window of Quercus robur chromosome 6, dhQueRobu3.1, whole genome shotgun sequence includes the following:
- the LOC126733165 gene encoding probable pectinesterase 53 encodes MTISLHNHSFNKIVVKLFLLILLLDSTSSLPHTNVSNGYLVSEKEYLNWVKQIGSFKHSLFQKATNKLTPCSTIRVNKNSKLTGNFVTVQKAISSIPVVNNCRVVISISAGIYREKVLIPATMAYITLEGAGADNTIIEWDDTADRIGQTGHPLGTFGSATFAVDAPYFIAKNITFKNIAPSPPSGALGKQAVALRISADTAAFFSCKVIGAQDTLYDHIGRHYFKDCYIEGSVDFIFGNGLSCYKECHLNAITSTYGALTAQKRESFLEETGFSFVNCKVTGSGALYLGRAWGTFSRVVFAYTYMDKIITPRGWYDWGDKNRETTVFYGQYKCWGPGADFGGRVSWSRELTAEEAEPFISLGFINGQDWLPN; translated from the exons ATGACAATCAGCCTTCACAATCACAGCTTCAATAAGATAGTAGTAAAGCTGttcttgttgattttattgttgGACAGCACGAGTTCTTTACCACATACAAATGTGTCTAATGGGTACTTGGTGAGCGAAAAGGAGTACCTGAATTGGGTCAAACAAATAGGTTCCTTCAAGCACTCTCTCTTCCAGAAAGCAACCAACAAGTTAACACCTTGCTCAACCATAAGAGTAAACAAAAACTCGAAGTTAACTGGTAATTTTGTTACAGTTCAAAAGGCTATCAGTTCAATACCAGTAGTCAATAACTGTCGGGTGGTTATTTCCATCAGTGCAGGGATTTACAG GGAAAAGGTCCTAATTCCTGCGACTATGGCATACATTACCCTGGAAGGTGCTGGTGCTGATAACACCATTATTGAGTGGGACGACACAGCCGACCGAATTGGACAAACTGGGCATCCATTGGGTACCTTTGGTTCTGCCACATTTGCAGTTGATGCTCCTTACTTCATTGCAAAGAACATCACCTTCAAG AATATAGCACCATCGCCACCATCAGGAGCTCTAGGCAAGCAAGCAGTGGCACTGCGGATTTCAGCTGACACAGCAGCCTTCTTCAGTTGCAAAGTTATAGGAGCACAAGACACTCTTTATGATCACATAGGCAGACACTACTTTAAGGATTGCTACATTGAAGGCTCCGTCGATTTCATTTTCGGAAATGGTCTCTCGTGCTATAAGGAGTGCCATTTAAATGCCATCACCAGTACCTATGGAGCCTTGACTgctcaaaagagagagagcttcCTTGAGGAAACTGGCTTCTCATTTGTCAATTGCAAGGTCACTGGATCAGGTGCCCTTTACCTGGGAAGAGCTTGGGGCACATTTTCTAGGGTAGTCTTTGCGTACACATATATGGACAAGATCATCACTCCTAGAGGATGGTATGACTGGGGAGACAAAAACAGGGAAAC GACCGTATTTTATGGACAATACAAGTGTTGGGGACCAGGGGCTGATTTCGGGGGCAGAGTTTCATGGTCTAGGGAGCTCACTGCTGAGGAGGCTGAACCATTTATTTCACTTGGTTTTATCAATGGCCAGGACTGGCTCCCAAACTAG
- the LOC126733166 gene encoding protein CHAPERONE-LIKE PROTEIN OF POR1, chloroplastic has translation MTVFGLTASPSRCCLRIPSCGPGSLNRRAFVLSSPGKPKQQIDSLRLVRTDWVGSRQRCRMRPSYLIKCAMDASYGDTPNEPTAIFPRINVRDPYKRLGISREASEDEIQAARNFLIRQYAGHKPSVDAIESAHDKIILQKFYDRKNPKVDIKKKVREVRQSRVVQALTNRFRTPSTKFIIKTSIAFIVLGVLTAFFPTEEGPTLQVAISLLATMYFIYDRLKSKIRAFLYGAGSFAFSWLLGTFLMVAVIPPVPLLKGPRSFEVMSSLITYVLLWISSTYLK, from the exons ATGACAGTGTTTGGATTGACTGCTAGTCCATCAAGATGTTGTCTCCGGATACCTTCATGTGGCCCGGGCTCACTGAATAGGCGAGCTTTTGTGCTTTCTAGTCCTGGGAAGCCTAAACAACAGATTGATTCTCTCCGTTTAGTAAG AACTGACTGGGTTGGTTCTAGACAAAGATGCAGAATGCGACCGTCTTACTTGATCAAGTGTGCAATGGATGCTTCCTATGGTGATACGCCAAATGAACCCACTG CTATCTTTCCTAGAATTAATGTGAGGGACCCATACAAACGACTTGGAATAAGCAGGGAGGCTTCTGAAGATGAAATTCAAGCTGCAAGAAACTTTCTTATTCGTCAATATGCGGGCCACAAACCAAGTGTGGATGCTATTGAGTCAGCCCatgacaaaataattttgcagaAGTTTTATGATAGGAAGAACCCAAAagttgacataaaaaaaaaggtcagaGAAGTCAGGCAGTCCCGTGTTGTTCAGGCTCTTACAAATAGGTTTCGAACTCCATCAACAAAGTTCATTATAAAAACATCTATTGCATTTATAGTGCTTGGGGTTCTCACTGCTTTCTTCCCAACCGAAGAAGGCCCGACCCTTCAGGTTGCAATCTCCCTGCTGGCTACCATGTATTTTATATACGATCGGTTGAAGAGCAAAATCCGAGCTTTTCTTTACGG GGCTGGATCTTTTGCTTTCTCATGGCTGTTGGGAACATTCTTGATGGTGGCTGTGATTCCTCCTGTACCTTTACTTAAAGGACCGAGGAGTTTTGAAGTGATGAGTTCATTAATAACCTATGTTCTACTTTGGATTTCATCTACATATCTTAAGTAG